The following proteins are co-located in the Verrucomicrobiota bacterium genome:
- a CDS encoding DR2241 family protein: MSAFNNPAMTALGRQIGPELTMAEVLICPQETGFELRHLKNAAAPATELNTLAVADLRKLAQSTEQCAYRPLHAAPDLRQGWRCYAASEGELEQALNHLYPGAVADWFAAQTSNPPITHYREFTARQTGMYRRTAQLSDEQAARVIRACCHPKACLKRRLWTVAGLKPDSAAEKSLIPCLEPCAVLLDQARKVGDPQP, from the coding sequence ATGAGCGCTTTTAACAATCCAGCCATGACGGCGTTGGGACGGCAAATTGGGCCGGAACTGACCATGGCTGAAGTATTGATTTGCCCGCAAGAGACTGGTTTTGAACTGCGGCATCTGAAAAATGCCGCCGCACCCGCAACCGAACTTAATACACTGGCGGTCGCCGATCTGCGCAAGTTGGCGCAATCCACCGAACAATGCGCCTATCGTCCGCTCCATGCCGCGCCCGATCTGCGGCAGGGCTGGCGATGCTATGCGGCTTCCGAGGGGGAACTGGAGCAGGCCTTGAACCATCTTTATCCGGGGGCGGTTGCGGATTGGTTTGCCGCGCAGACTTCCAATCCGCCCATCACTCACTACCGAGAATTCACTGCCCGCCAAACTGGCATGTACCGGCGCACGGCCCAATTAAGTGATGAGCAGGCAGCTCGCGTGATCCGAGCATGTTGCCATCCGAAAGCCTGCTTGAAACGCCGACTATGGACGGTTGCCGGTTTGAAGCCCGACTCCGCAGCGGAAAAAAGTTTGATCCCTTGTTTGGAACCATGCGCCGTGTTATTGGATCAAGCGCGCAAGGTTGGCGATCCGCAACCCTGA
- a CDS encoding serine hydrolase domain-containing protein, producing the protein MRRTMRLAAGGLILAPCLPCRQMLAATAGHQAITDALAKIRQTHRVPAIAGAIVTSKGLSAIGVTGVRKVGTDIAATLVDQWHLGSDTKAMTAVLIGHWVERKKLAWDSPMREVLPTLAGSFHRDFAGVTIRQLLQHRAGLPANLNWHNLSHSGTVMEQRVQTVREAFTAAPLHPPGSKYLYSNLGYVIAGAIVEAVAQKPWEEAITEIIFQPLKMTRTGFGGLGTPGQIDQPWGHVKTGKPVATNGPNVDNPPVMGPAGRVHATMQDWAQFIADTLRGARGQTALLQPDTYKTLHAPPTGDDYALGWLVVQRGWGGGTVLNHAGCNTMFYANAWVAPRRDFAVLVCINQGDDTAAKAADAAASALIKIRVSINGEK; encoded by the coding sequence TTGCGTCGCACCATGCGGTTGGCCGCTGGCGGGTTGATCCTGGCACCGTGTTTGCCATGCCGCCAGATGCTGGCGGCCACGGCTGGCCATCAGGCCATTACTGATGCCTTGGCCAAAATCCGGCAAACTCATCGGGTTCCCGCTATTGCGGGGGCGATTGTAACGTCCAAAGGTTTGTCGGCGATTGGCGTGACGGGCGTGCGCAAAGTCGGAACGGACATTGCGGCGACCTTGGTGGATCAATGGCATCTGGGCTCCGATACCAAAGCCATGACGGCGGTGCTAATCGGACATTGGGTGGAACGGAAAAAGCTGGCTTGGGACAGCCCGATGCGGGAGGTATTGCCTACGCTGGCCGGTTCCTTTCATCGCGATTTTGCCGGGGTGACCATCCGTCAATTGCTCCAGCATCGCGCCGGGTTGCCCGCCAACCTGAACTGGCACAACCTTTCCCACAGCGGAACGGTGATGGAGCAACGCGTGCAGACCGTACGCGAGGCTTTCACAGCAGCGCCGTTGCATCCACCGGGTTCCAAATATTTGTACTCCAATTTGGGCTACGTCATTGCTGGCGCGATCGTGGAAGCCGTGGCACAGAAACCTTGGGAGGAAGCCATCACCGAAATCATCTTTCAACCCTTGAAAATGACCCGCACTGGGTTTGGCGGATTGGGGACACCGGGACAAATTGACCAGCCGTGGGGACACGTGAAGACGGGCAAGCCGGTGGCGACCAACGGGCCGAACGTAGATAATCCGCCGGTGATGGGGCCGGCGGGACGGGTGCATGCCACCATGCAGGATTGGGCTCAATTCATTGCGGACACACTACGCGGGGCGCGCGGTCAGACCGCGCTACTGCAACCCGACACCTACAAAACGCTGCACGCGCCGCCGACCGGGGACGACTACGCGTTGGGCTGGCTGGTGGTACAGCGGGGATGGGGCGGCGGCACCGTGCTCAATCACGCGGGTTGCAACACCATGTTCTATGCGAATGCCTGGGTGGCACCGCGCCGGGATTTTGCGGTGCTGGTGTGCATCAATCAAGGCGATGACACCGCCGCCAAAGCTGCGGATGCAGCCGCGAGTGCGTTGATAAAAATACGCGTTTCCATAAATGGGGAAAAATAA
- a CDS encoding aldo/keto reductase, whose translation MQRRDFLKVVGSVAGGMAVGAPPAFSKASDLENFPHPSGTPRRVLGRTGFKISIVGFSGFALQHAELDAAQCKKIVHQAFAGGVNYYDVAPAYGKDGLCEVRLGEALQGLDRQQYYLACKTKQREKDGCRQELERSLTRLKTDHFDVYQLHHLRQTEDVEKALGPGGAVEMLVKAKAEGKIRAIGFSAHTTRAAVAALKGFKFDTVMFPINFVEYFNIGFGKEVLELAKKEGAAVLAIKPLSQGGWAKDAERKRKWWYRTMEEMEDIALAYRFSLSQPGVVAGFPPAWPDLQAKAIEAIRNYRPISDDEVKKLQEWATKCSSLFKRDEEAVALNQSHPEAYPENPESCYPCEWV comes from the coding sequence ATGCAACGAAGAGATTTTTTGAAAGTCGTGGGTAGCGTGGCGGGTGGCATGGCCGTGGGTGCGCCGCCCGCATTTAGCAAGGCGTCGGACCTGGAAAATTTCCCGCATCCCAGTGGCACTCCCCGGCGCGTGCTGGGACGCACCGGCTTCAAAATCTCCATCGTCGGGTTCTCCGGATTTGCGTTGCAGCATGCCGAATTGGATGCCGCCCAATGCAAAAAAATCGTCCACCAGGCGTTCGCGGGCGGCGTGAATTATTACGATGTCGCGCCCGCCTACGGCAAGGATGGCCTGTGCGAGGTTCGCTTGGGTGAAGCCTTGCAGGGGCTTGATCGGCAACAGTATTATCTGGCCTGTAAAACCAAGCAGCGCGAGAAGGACGGATGCCGCCAGGAACTCGAACGCTCGCTGACCCGGCTGAAAACCGACCATTTCGATGTGTACCAGCTTCATCACCTGCGCCAAACGGAAGATGTCGAAAAAGCGTTGGGGCCCGGCGGGGCGGTGGAGATGCTGGTCAAAGCCAAAGCGGAGGGAAAGATTCGCGCGATTGGTTTTTCCGCGCATACCACCCGGGCAGCGGTTGCTGCGCTCAAAGGCTTCAAGTTCGATACCGTGATGTTCCCGATCAATTTCGTCGAATACTTCAACATCGGATTTGGCAAGGAAGTGCTGGAACTGGCAAAGAAAGAGGGCGCTGCTGTGCTGGCCATCAAACCGTTGAGCCAGGGGGGCTGGGCCAAGGATGCCGAGCGCAAGCGCAAATGGTGGTATCGCACCATGGAGGAAATGGAGGATATCGCTTTGGCCTATCGTTTTTCCCTGTCACAGCCCGGCGTCGTCGCTGGCTTTCCTCCGGCCTGGCCGGATTTGCAGGCCAAAGCCATCGAGGCCATCCGCAACTATCGCCCCATCTCGGATGACGAAGTGAAAAAACTCCAGGAATGGGCAACGAAATGCAGTTCCTTGTTCAAACGCGATGAAGAGGCCGTGGCCCTGAATCAATCCCATCCAGAGGCATACCCCGAAAATCCGGAATCCTGCTACCCGTGTGAGTGGGTGTGA
- a CDS encoding isoamylase early set domain-containing protein, producing MATSNSAKMKAAFSLLAPAAKDVMVAGDFTGWELSPKTMKKNKSGEWKLVLSLAPGRYEYRFLVDGQWCDDPQCIERAPNPFGGDNCVRIIA from the coding sequence ATGGCTACAAGTAACAGCGCCAAAATGAAGGCCGCCTTCTCGCTCTTAGCGCCGGCGGCCAAGGATGTCATGGTGGCCGGCGATTTCACCGGCTGGGAACTCTCGCCAAAGACCATGAAGAAAAACAAAAGCGGCGAGTGGAAACTGGTCCTTTCCCTGGCCCCTGGCCGTTATGAGTACCGGTTCCTGGTGGATGGCCAATGGTGTGACGACCCGCAATGCATTGAGCGCGCTCCAAATCCTTTCGGGGGCGACAATTGCGTGCGAATCATTGCCTAG
- a CDS encoding type II secretion system F family protein, giving the protein MLPITTPGKLSRQAEFYRQLSSLTSAGLGIVAGLQHVQHNPPSAELGQMALVTLQEIAHGRTFADSLEKTGGVVPAFDLALIRAGELSGRLDQCLHLLADYYDDRARLVKQVISELAYPAALFHFAILSFPFPDLFVTGNVWVYAFKTLGVLLPVYGAVLALIYVMQGRHGDAWRARIEQILHRVPLLGKARKNLALARLAAALEALISAGLPIFKAWDIAVDACGSPALRRAVHSWKPAWASGLTPAQTVQASPEFGDLFKRLYLSGEVSGKLDHELRHLHTLYQEDGTRQLHQVVQWLPRLVYFGIMLFIAYRVISFYQGYFNQINELTK; this is encoded by the coding sequence ATGCTGCCCATTACCACACCCGGCAAGCTTTCCCGCCAAGCCGAATTTTATCGGCAGCTCAGTTCCCTGACCTCCGCTGGCTTGGGCATTGTCGCCGGTTTGCAGCACGTCCAACACAATCCTCCCAGCGCGGAGCTTGGCCAAATGGCGCTGGTGACCCTCCAAGAAATCGCGCATGGCCGGACCTTTGCGGATAGCCTTGAAAAAACCGGCGGCGTTGTGCCAGCCTTTGATTTGGCGCTGATCCGCGCGGGAGAACTGAGCGGTCGGCTGGATCAATGCCTGCATCTGTTGGCGGATTATTATGACGACCGCGCCCGGTTGGTCAAACAGGTCATTTCCGAACTGGCGTATCCGGCGGCGCTGTTTCACTTCGCAATTTTAAGTTTCCCATTTCCCGATTTGTTCGTCACGGGCAACGTGTGGGTGTATGCCTTCAAAACCCTGGGCGTGCTGCTGCCGGTCTATGGGGCCGTCTTGGCGTTGATTTATGTGATGCAAGGTCGCCATGGCGACGCTTGGCGCGCCCGTATTGAGCAGATTCTCCACCGCGTGCCATTGCTGGGCAAGGCTCGCAAAAACCTGGCGCTGGCCCGGCTGGCGGCGGCGCTGGAAGCCTTGATCAGCGCGGGACTGCCCATCTTCAAGGCCTGGGATATTGCGGTGGATGCCTGCGGTTCGCCCGCCTTGCGGCGCGCCGTCCATTCCTGGAAACCAGCTTGGGCTTCCGGACTGACGCCGGCGCAAACTGTCCAGGCCAGCCCGGAATTTGGCGACCTGTTCAAGCGTTTGTACCTGAGCGGGGAAGTGAGTGGTAAATTGGATCACGAACTGCGCCACTTGCACACGCTCTATCAGGAAGACGGCACCCGCCAATTGCATCAAGTGGTCCAATGGCTGCCGCGCCTGGTCTATTTCGGCATCATGCTTTTTATCGCCTACCGGGTGATCAGCTTTTATCAAGGGTATTTCAACCAGATCAACGAATTGACCAAGTAA
- the trxA gene encoding thioredoxin: protein MASPNIVIITDKNFEQEVMKSPVPVLVDFWAEWCGPCKMIAPALDEIAGEYAGKAKIAKVNVDENQTLAAKFNVMSIPALFLVKGGQVIGQAVGAKSKSALKAMIDGALK, encoded by the coding sequence ATGGCATCGCCCAATATTGTCATCATTACGGATAAAAATTTCGAGCAGGAAGTCATGAAATCGCCGGTGCCCGTGCTGGTGGATTTCTGGGCGGAATGGTGCGGCCCCTGCAAAATGATCGCGCCCGCTCTGGATGAAATCGCCGGCGAATACGCTGGCAAGGCCAAAATCGCCAAGGTCAATGTGGATGAAAATCAAACCCTGGCGGCCAAATTTAATGTCATGTCCATCCCCGCGTTGTTCCTGGTCAAGGGCGGGCAGGTGATCGGGCAGGCGGTTGGCGCCAAATCCAAATCTGCCCTCAAAGCCATGATTGACGGTGCGCTGAAATAG
- a CDS encoding type II toxin-antitoxin system VapB family antitoxin produces the protein MKTTIDIPNGVMDEVMKFTGAKTKREAVVTAVERFNRLKRLEALNARVRGQFRDFMTPADLKAMRATDIPKAR, from the coding sequence ATGAAAACAACAATTGATATTCCAAACGGTGTGATGGATGAAGTCATGAAATTTACCGGCGCGAAAACGAAGCGCGAAGCCGTGGTGACCGCCGTGGAACGCTTCAACCGCCTCAAACGGTTGGAAGCGCTGAACGCCCGCGTACGCGGTCAATTCCGTGATTTCATGACACCGGCCGACTTGAAGGCCATGCGCGCCACCGATATCCCCAAGGCCCGATGA